The Rhizoctonia solani chromosome 1, complete sequence sequence ATCGTGCTGTCGGCCTTCGATCAGGGTCCGATAACACCCACATGATCGAGGAGTCACGCGCCAACCGATGAGGATATCGGACCTTGTCCGAGCGCGATAATTAAGCTTTATAAAACACGAATAGTTTACTTTGCTTTCACCACCACTTCAACTACACTATACTGGACAATGGCTACACTCGCGCACTTCAAGGTCCCCCAGATCGACAATGAGCCTATGGTGAGTTTGTTGGTGTATGCGATTGTTTCGTGCTCCCCTGATCTATCATTGATATCATAGCATTCATATGCACCGGGCTCCTCTCAGCGCGCTGGACTGGAAGCAGCGCTTGCGCAAATGCAAAAAGACCTGCCCTTTGAGGTGCCATGTATTATCAATGGCAAAGAGGTATTTGTTTCTCGATCAGACGCATTTTCGGATTCCAACGCGCGTACAGGTCAAAACAGGTCGCATTGCCAAGCAGTTGATGCCTCATGATCACGCCAACCATCTTTGCACATATCATGAAGCTGGACCCGCTGAAGTCGAAGAGGCGATCAAGGGTGCGCTAAGTGCCCGTTACGAATGGGAGTCCCTCCCTTGGCCAGATCGCGCGGCGATTTTCCTGAGAGCCGCCGAGCTTGCAAGTGGGAAATATAGATACCAGCTTATGGCGGCCACCATGCTCGGACAAGGGAAAAACGCGTGGCAGGCAGAAATTGACGCCGCAGCCGAGGTAAGATCCTGCTGATCGAGGAAAGCAGCCCAATACTGATTGATCTTTTTAGTTAACTGATTTCCTTCGATTCGGAGTTAAGTTTGTTGAAGAACTTTATCAGCAACAACCAGCAAAGAACTCGCCAGGTGTTTGGAAGTAAGTCTATCTAATTTGACTTTTGGAGGCCAATTCATCATGCCTTCGATCAGCCGTGTGGAGTATCGTGGTTTGGAGGCTTTGTTCTCGCAGTCTCGCCTTTCAACTTTACCGCGATTGGAGGTAATTTGTCCGCCGGTGAGTTGTTAGATTACGTCTTTCACTTGAATTTAACCCACACCCTGGCTCGTAGCTCCTGCACTCGTCGGAAACGTTATTGTCTGGAAGCCTTCCCCTGCGGCCACTTATTCCAATTATATCGTCCATAAGATCTTCACTGAAGCTGGGGTTCCGCCCGGTGTAATTCAATTCGTTCCAGGTCCACCAGCAGATGTTGTTCAGCAGGTCAGTTTACTGATTTTCCAGCGATCCCATTCTTTCACATATTGATATATCACGATCCCATAGGCAATTGCTCACCCTGATTTCGCTGCCCTTCATTTCACGGGAAGTACACATGTTTTCAAGCAATTGTGGAAGGACATTGCTTCCAATATGGACAAATACAAAGGCTACCCCCGCATTGTGGGTGAAACCGGTACGTTGATTATATGCAGCATGGTAATTATCGGGATACTGATGACCACGATCTAGGCGGCAAAAACTTCCATCTCGTTCACCCTTCTGCTGATGTCAATAGCGTGGTCCAACAATCTATCCGCGCGGCTTTCGAGTACCAAGGTAGGCTTGCCCTCCTGCCAAATATCGCAAATATTTAGATATCCGTTAGGCCAAAAGTGCTCCGCTTTGTCTCGTTTATACGTCCCGACTTCTCTTTGGAATGGTGGCCTCAAGGATAAGCTACTCCAGGAGATCGGAAAGATTTCCGTTGGTCCCCCGACTGACCCGAAGAATTTTGTTGGTCCCGTTATGTATGCATACTTTATTTCGCTTATGGGCCTAGGCTGACAAAAAAATGCGCACACCTGCAGTGGAAAGCCGGCATTCGAAAAGATTACTAGCTATATCCAAAAGGCCAAGGACGCTGGTGGTGAGATCTTGATCGGGGGCTCAGGTTAGTTGATAATCTATTTAATCAACTATGCCCAACCTCTGAGTTCAATTTTGTATAGGCGATTCTTCCAAGGGCTACTTTGTTCAGCCAACCGTCATTTTAACCAAGGATCCCAAGTCCGTTACAATGGTCGAGGAGATATTTGGTCCGGTTCTGACGGTGACTATAATCTAGATTTATACATACTCCTCGCTGATCCAGTTTTCAAGATTTATGTATACGACGACGAGAAATTCGACGAGACATGCAAACTGATTGATAGCACTACCACTTATGCGCTCACTGGTTCCATGTAAGCTTACTCGCATTCACGTTTGCCCTCTTTCATTATTTATTTGTTTTTATTCTAGCTTCTCCAATGACCGTGCTGCGCTAATCCGTGCGACCAACCTTCTGCGCCACGCAGCTGGTAACATGTACTACAACGAAAAGTGCACGGGCGCTGTCGTCG is a genomic window containing:
- a CDS encoding aldehyde dehydrogenase family protein, which encodes MATLAHFKVPQIDNEPMHSYAPGSSQRAGLEAALAQMQKDLPFEVPCIINGKEVKTGRIAKQLMPHDHANHLCTYHEAGPAEVEEAIKGALSARYEWESLPWPDRAAIFLRAAELASGKYRYQLMAATMLGQGKNAWQAEIDAAAELTDFLRFGVKFVEELYQQQPAKNSPGVWNRVEYRGNLSAAPALVGNVIVWKPSPAATYSNYIVHKIFTEAGVPPGVIQFVPGPPADVVQQAIAHPDFAALHFTGSTHVFKQLWKDIASNMDKYKGYPRIVGETGGKNFHLVHPSADVNSVVQQSIRAAFEYQGQKCSALSRLYVPTSLWNGGLKDKLLQEIGKISVGPPTDPKNFVGPVIGKPAFEKITSYIQKAKDAGGEILIGGSGDSSKGYFVQPTVILTKDPKSVTMVEEIFGPVLTIYVYDDEKFDETCKLIDSTTTYALTGSIFSNDRAALIRATNLLRHAAGNMYYNEKCTGAVVGQQPFGGARASGTNDKAGSISIFYRFVSARSIKEGFAELGDFIYPSNLV